Proteins found in one Desulfovibrio sp. genomic segment:
- a CDS encoding ribonuclease catalytic domain-containing protein, with protein MSDCVRYPAPGCVVEYMEGNAVQIALVTEEVGGRLRLLLPNRRETRLNSSRLLPWIGPMHGADMGREDAVRVLETHRKTREDMAAQIPVMDVWELAQGEVEAAPASWFAELFESDPTTDHMAAYGRALLACKSHFRFQPPDFQVFSADMVEKRMAEEKIRLERESLIAGGAAFLRLLWDVACRKRELPQPPREGAALGEWPPQEVAERLEEVLFSRMIDPESQEWENIWRTLSKGMPDVPHLPLQLLVAWGKVPPHYNFWLDRAGYASGDTWWQACADEVESLAAAGRAPLTALAQNGQEGSLEVCDLPCISIDSATTRDVDDAFHVEAEGDGWALTLMLACPSLFWNFGGPLDKMVLHRGTSIYLPEGDCHMLPEVLGTDAYSLLAGQTRPALSVLVHVAADGTLGECDVSVVQTSLAANLTYVDSQAVLDAQAAGEPLPQNAATPYAEQLRLGLELARQRQTARIADGAVIMDRPDPVIRLEGEGAEVRVEVGLDYQASDAQMLVAEMMILASAAVAQWAADKGVAMLHRVQDVALPREYAGIWTTPQDMTRIMRALTPSGLEVQARPHAALGLARYTPVTSPLRRYPDLVNEEQLVHFFRTGAPRWTETELTDLLNVLSPALDAAGQVQRFRPRYWKLLFFRQKGDKVWWNGVITEENDAFITVSLPDQGMFVRGKRRLFDERSHPGLAVDVRIGKVQPLYNEIMILEAVTAG; from the coding sequence ATGTCTGATTGTGTGCGCTACCCGGCGCCGGGTTGCGTGGTGGAATATATGGAAGGCAATGCCGTGCAGATTGCCCTGGTCACTGAAGAGGTCGGGGGCAGGCTGCGGCTGCTGTTGCCCAACAGAAGGGAAACCCGGCTTAATTCTTCGCGCCTGCTGCCCTGGATAGGGCCCATGCACGGGGCGGACATGGGGCGGGAAGACGCAGTGCGCGTGCTTGAAACGCACAGGAAAACCCGCGAAGACATGGCCGCCCAGATCCCCGTCATGGACGTGTGGGAACTCGCCCAGGGCGAGGTGGAAGCGGCCCCGGCAAGCTGGTTTGCCGAGCTTTTTGAAAGCGACCCCACCACCGATCATATGGCTGCCTATGGCCGCGCCCTGCTGGCCTGCAAAAGTCACTTCCGTTTTCAGCCTCCGGATTTTCAGGTTTTTTCTGCCGACATGGTAGAAAAACGCATGGCCGAGGAGAAAATCCGCCTTGAGCGAGAATCGCTCATTGCAGGCGGAGCCGCCTTTTTGCGCCTTTTGTGGGATGTTGCCTGCCGCAAGCGCGAGCTGCCCCAGCCCCCGCGCGAGGGCGCTGCCCTTGGCGAATGGCCCCCGCAGGAGGTGGCCGAACGCCTTGAAGAAGTCCTTTTTTCCCGCATGATTGATCCTGAAAGTCAGGAATGGGAAAACATCTGGCGCACCCTGAGCAAGGGCATGCCGGATGTGCCGCATTTGCCCCTGCAACTGCTGGTGGCCTGGGGCAAGGTGCCGCCGCACTATAATTTCTGGCTTGACCGCGCAGGCTACGCCTCGGGCGACACATGGTGGCAGGCCTGCGCCGATGAAGTTGAATCCCTTGCCGCCGCCGGGCGCGCGCCCCTGACTGCCCTTGCCCAAAATGGGCAGGAAGGTAGCCTTGAAGTTTGCGATCTGCCCTGCATCAGCATCGACAGCGCAACCACGCGCGACGTGGACGATGCCTTTCATGTGGAGGCGGAGGGCGACGGCTGGGCCCTGACCCTCATGCTGGCCTGCCCCTCGCTGTTCTGGAATTTTGGCGGGCCGCTGGACAAAATGGTGCTGCACCGGGGCACCAGCATCTACCTGCCGGAAGGCGACTGCCACATGCTGCCCGAAGTACTGGGCACTGACGCCTATTCGCTGCTGGCGGGCCAGACGCGCCCCGCCTTGAGCGTGCTTGTGCATGTGGCGGCGGACGGCACCCTTGGCGAGTGCGATGTTTCGGTTGTGCAGACCAGCCTTGCCGCCAACCTGACCTATGTGGACAGTCAGGCCGTGCTTGACGCGCAGGCCGCAGGCGAACCCCTGCCGCAGAACGCGGCCACGCCCTATGCCGAACAGCTGCGTCTGGGCCTTGAGCTTGCCCGTCAGCGGCAGACCGCCCGCATCGCGGACGGCGCGGTAATCATGGACAGGCCCGACCCTGTGATCCGTCTTGAGGGCGAAGGGGCAGAAGTGCGCGTGGAAGTTGGGCTGGATTATCAGGCCTCGGACGCGCAGATGCTTGTGGCGGAAATGATGATCCTTGCCAGCGCCGCTGTGGCCCAGTGGGCTGCGGACAAGGGCGTCGCCATGCTGCACCGCGTGCAGGATGTGGCCCTGCCCAGGGAATACGCGGGCATCTGGACAACGCCCCAGGATATGACACGCATCATGCGCGCGCTCACGCCCTCCGGCCTTGAGGTGCAGGCACGGCCCCACGCGGCCCTGGGGCTTGCGCGTTACACTCCTGTGACCTCGCCGCTCAGGCGTTATCCCGATCTTGTCAACGAAGAACAGTTGGTGCATTTTTTTCGCACAGGCGCGCCGCGCTGGACAGAAACCGAGCTGACAGACCTGCTCAACGTGCTTTCGCCAGCGCTGGATGCGGCGGGGCAGGTGCAGCGCTTCCGCCCGCGCTACTGGAAGCTGCTTTTCTTCCGCCAGAAGGGCGACAAGGTCTGGTGGAACGGCGTCATCACTGAAGAAAACGATGCTTTTATCACCGTGAGCCTGCCCGATCAGGGCATGTTTGTGCGCGGTAAAAGGCGGCTCTTTGACGAGCGCTCGCACCCCGGCCTTGCCGTGGATGTGCGCATCGGCAAGGTGCAGCCTTTGTATAATGAAATCATGATTCTGGAAGCGGTTACGGCGGGCTAG
- a CDS encoding histone-lysine N-methyltransferase yields MSNIIHQTGGSRTLVMQEPEKPQLYRELFPYTSVCRTSFDEVLLSPRPADQMRITDTTFRDGQQARPPYTVKQVAKMFDFLHRLGGKTGLITASEFFLYSAKDRKCIDVCRARGYRFPRVTAWIRATKDDLKLARDMEFDETGMLTSVSDYHIFLKLGKTRQQAMDMYVGMAEQALEWGIIPRCHFEDVTRADIYGFCLPLAQRLMELSRESGMPVKIRLCDTMGYGVPYPGAALPRSVQRIVRCFTDEAGVPGQWLEWHGHNDFHKVLVNGVTAWLYGCGAVNGTLFGFGERTGNTPLEALLVEYISLTGDDAAADTTILSEVAEFFEKELHYRIPHNYPFVGRDFNATSAGVHADGLAKNEEIYNIFDTKHLLGRPVPIIITDKTGRAGVAYWINANLNLPNDQQVSKKHPAVGQIYDAIMAVYEETGRTTSFSHEEMEALVQRFMPELFASEYDHMKQLAGELSANIIIRLARSKDLLDLNKHACARLDEFVREFPFIQYCYLTDDQGKLRCSAITDPVYKETYEALPIGYDFSEREWFKMPMKTGDLHIMDVYQSHFTSKLIITVSCAVTDDKDNIVGVIGVDIQLELLLKRARALQQEVAAADDSDND; encoded by the coding sequence ATGAGCAACATTATTCACCAAACTGGAGGCAGCCGTACCCTGGTCATGCAGGAGCCGGAAAAACCGCAGCTCTACCGTGAGCTTTTCCCTTACACCAGCGTTTGCCGCACCTCGTTTGACGAGGTTCTGCTGTCCCCCCGGCCAGCAGATCAGATGCGCATTACCGACACGACCTTTCGCGACGGCCAGCAGGCCCGCCCCCCCTATACGGTCAAGCAAGTGGCAAAGATGTTCGATTTTCTGCACCGACTCGGCGGAAAAACCGGACTCATCACGGCTTCGGAATTTTTTCTGTACTCGGCCAAAGACCGCAAGTGCATTGATGTATGCCGCGCCAGAGGCTACCGCTTTCCCCGCGTGACCGCCTGGATACGCGCCACCAAGGACGACCTCAAGCTCGCGCGCGACATGGAATTTGACGAGACCGGCATGCTCACCAGCGTGTCGGACTACCATATTTTTCTCAAACTGGGCAAAACCCGCCAGCAGGCCATGGACATGTATGTGGGCATGGCCGAGCAGGCGCTGGAATGGGGCATCATCCCCCGCTGCCACTTTGAAGACGTGACCAGAGCCGATATTTACGGCTTCTGCCTGCCCCTGGCCCAGCGGCTCATGGAGCTTTCGCGCGAGAGTGGCATGCCGGTCAAAATCCGCCTGTGCGATACAATGGGCTACGGCGTGCCCTACCCCGGCGCGGCGCTGCCCCGCTCGGTGCAGCGCATCGTGCGCTGCTTTACGGACGAGGCTGGCGTACCCGGTCAGTGGCTTGAATGGCACGGGCACAACGACTTCCACAAAGTGTTGGTCAACGGCGTTACCGCATGGCTCTATGGCTGCGGCGCGGTCAACGGCACTCTGTTCGGCTTTGGCGAACGCACGGGCAACACCCCGCTGGAAGCCCTGCTGGTGGAATACATTTCGCTTACGGGCGACGATGCCGCCGCAGACACCACAATTCTGAGCGAAGTTGCCGAGTTCTTTGAAAAAGAACTGCACTACCGCATCCCCCACAACTATCCCTTTGTGGGCCGCGATTTCAACGCCACCAGCGCGGGCGTGCACGCCGACGGCCTGGCCAAGAACGAAGAGATCTACAATATCTTCGACACCAAGCATCTGCTTGGCCGCCCGGTGCCCATCATCATTACCGACAAGACGGGCCGCGCTGGCGTTGCCTACTGGATCAACGCCAACCTCAATCTGCCCAACGACCAGCAGGTCTCCAAAAAGCATCCTGCCGTGGGCCAGATATACGACGCCATCATGGCCGTGTACGAAGAAACGGGCCGCACCACCAGCTTCTCGCACGAAGAAATGGAAGCCCTGGTGCAGCGCTTCATGCCTGAGCTCTTCGCCTCTGAATACGACCACATGAAGCAACTTGCTGGCGAACTTTCGGCCAACATCATCATTCGCCTTGCCCGCAGCAAGGATCTGCTGGACCTCAACAAGCATGCCTGCGCGCGGCTTGATGAATTTGTACGCGAATTCCCCTTTATCCAGTACTGCTACCTCACAGACGATCAGGGCAAGCTGCGCTGCTCTGCCATTACCGACCCGGTCTACAAGGAAACCTACGAGGCTCTGCCCATCGGCTACGATTTTTCGGAGCGCGAATGGTTCAAGATGCCCATGAAAACCGGCGACCTGCACATCATGGATGTGTACCAGTCGCACTTCACAAGCAAGCTCATCATCACCGTTTCATGCGCGGTGACGGATGACAAGGACAACATCGTGGGCGTCATTGGTGTGGATATCCAGCTTGAACTGCTCCTCAAACGCGCGCGCGCCCTCCAGCAGGAAGTGGCGGCAGCAGACGACAGCGACAACGACTAA
- the icd gene encoding NADP-dependent isocitrate dehydrogenase has protein sequence MNKRIYWIEGDGIGPEIWKAARPVIEAALAAENTGINLEWTELLAGDKAVKETGSPLPEETMQTLRSAELAMKGPLGTPVGTGIRSLNVALRQGLDLYACIRPVRHFEGLETPVKHPERVNMVIFRENTEDVYAGVEFAAETPEARKLITFLREELGVNKVGDAAAVGIKPMTEAGSKRLVRRALRFALDQKQQSLTLVHKGNIMKFTEGAFRQWGYDVAAQEFGDLTCTEKEPVAGRLVVKDRIADAMFQEALLRPEQYQILATPNLNGDYISDALAAQVGGLGLAPGVNMSDTLAFYEATHGTAPTIAGKDKANPGSVILCGALMLEHIGVPKAAERIRNAVSKAIAAKAVTEDLAAQVPGSRTVGCVEFGDIIGANL, from the coding sequence ATGAACAAGAGAATCTACTGGATCGAAGGCGACGGCATTGGCCCCGAAATCTGGAAGGCCGCGCGCCCTGTCATTGAAGCTGCCCTTGCTGCCGAAAATACCGGCATCAATCTGGAGTGGACAGAACTGCTGGCGGGCGACAAAGCCGTGAAAGAAACCGGCTCTCCCCTGCCGGAAGAAACCATGCAGACCCTGCGCAGCGCTGAGCTTGCCATGAAGGGCCCCCTCGGCACCCCCGTGGGAACGGGTATCCGCAGCCTCAACGTGGCCCTGCGCCAGGGGCTTGACCTCTACGCCTGCATCCGCCCGGTGCGTCACTTTGAAGGGCTTGAAACTCCCGTCAAACACCCCGAGCGCGTCAACATGGTTATTTTCCGCGAAAATACCGAAGACGTTTACGCCGGTGTGGAATTTGCCGCCGAGACCCCCGAGGCCCGCAAGCTTATCACCTTTTTGCGTGAAGAACTGGGCGTGAACAAGGTGGGCGATGCCGCCGCCGTGGGCATCAAGCCCATGACCGAGGCTGGCTCCAAGCGTCTGGTGCGCCGCGCCCTGCGCTTTGCTCTTGACCAGAAACAGCAGAGCCTCACCCTTGTGCACAAGGGCAATATCATGAAGTTCACCGAAGGCGCCTTCCGCCAGTGGGGCTACGATGTGGCCGCGCAGGAATTTGGCGACCTCACCTGCACGGAAAAGGAACCCGTGGCTGGCCGTCTGGTGGTCAAAGACCGCATTGCCGACGCCATGTTTCAGGAGGCCCTACTGCGCCCCGAGCAGTACCAGATTCTCGCCACGCCCAACCTCAACGGCGACTACATCTCTGACGCGCTGGCGGCGCAGGTGGGCGGCCTTGGGCTGGCCCCCGGCGTCAACATGTCGGACACCCTGGCCTTTTACGAAGCCACCCACGGCACTGCCCCCACCATTGCGGGCAAGGACAAGGCCAACCCCGGCAGCGTCATCTTGTGCGGCGCGCTGATGCTTGAACACATCGGCGTGCCCAAGGCCGCCGAGCGCATCCGCAATGCCGTGAGCAAGGCCATTGCCGCCAAGGCCGTGACTGAAGACCTGGCCGCTCAGGTGCCCGGTTCGCGCACTGTGGGCTGCGTGGAATTCGGCGACATCATCGGCGCGAATCTGTAG
- a CDS encoding LysE family translocator — protein sequence MISLDTLLLFVPMAAILVMLPGPDFALIAKISLMNGRPQGQAAAVGVALGICVHTTAAMLGISAIIAQSVLWFSILKYVGAAYLVWLGIQAIRAGQRAGQPVSAAVVKTVQEPNPGRSTQRLTLQQWLHFFGQGFLTNALNPKAVLIFLTFLPQFMDPHAPLAPQFLTLGSIMSGLCLFWYVPLAYMLGRIRHIFENSRFQKWMQRCTGLVFIAFGLKLATAQAR from the coding sequence ATGATCTCGCTGGATACTCTGCTGCTCTTTGTGCCCATGGCCGCCATTCTGGTGATGTTGCCGGGGCCGGATTTTGCGCTCATCGCCAAAATTTCGCTTATGAATGGCCGCCCGCAGGGGCAGGCCGCCGCAGTGGGCGTGGCCCTTGGCATCTGCGTGCACACCACTGCGGCCATGCTTGGCATTTCGGCCATCATCGCGCAGTCCGTTCTATGGTTCAGCATCCTCAAATATGTGGGTGCGGCCTATCTGGTCTGGCTGGGCATTCAGGCCATACGCGCCGGCCAACGTGCTGGCCAGCCTGTAAGTGCAGCTGTGGTCAAAACCGTGCAGGAGCCGAATCCAGGCCGATCTACGCAGCGCCTGACCTTGCAGCAATGGCTGCACTTCTTCGGCCAGGGCTTTCTGACCAATGCGCTGAATCCCAAGGCTGTACTGATTTTTTTGACTTTCCTCCCCCAGTTCATGGATCCCCACGCACCGCTTGCCCCGCAGTTTCTCACTCTGGGCAGCATCATGTCTGGTCTGTGTCTGTTCTGGTATGTGCCCTTGGCCTACATGTTGGGCCGAATCCGGCACATCTTTGAGAATAGCCGCTTCCAGAAATGGATGCAGCGCTGCACTGGCCTTGTGTTCATAGCCTTTGGCCTCAAACTGGCCACGGCGCAAGCTCGCTAA
- a CDS encoding hydratase, with protein sequence MIEIVNSSVVIDANGISMAEEARAKGVDIEAARKNSLSARILAAHNTGTDDDVLRIRFDAMASHDITYVGIVQTARASGLKEFPVPYALTNCHNSLCAVGGTINEDDHLFGLSAARKYGGIFVPPHLAVIHQYVREMMTKCGGMILGSDSHTRYGALGVMAIGEGGPELVKQLLGKTYDVTNPQKVVVWLEGAPRPGVGPQDVALAIIGAVFKNGFVKNKVMEFMGPGVAGLSVEYRCGIDVMTTETTCLSSIWTTDEKVRDYMAMHGRAGDYAELRLEGPASYDGLIRVDLSRIVPMIALPFHPSNVYPVAEVAKHGAELLAEVEAEAQRQFGDAAKGLNMRAKVRDGGVWVDQGIIAGCAGGNFENIALAAAILDGKSTGNQAFNLAVYPASEPQGLALVKNGATAKLMLAGAVMKTAFCGPCFGAGDTPAHGALSIRHTTRNFPNREGSKPSNGQVSTVALMDARSIAATAANGGRLTPATELDWSAPALANVDLSYTFEPLIYHSRVYNGFGKAEPDAQLVRGPNIADWPSMSPLPEHLLLQVVSVITDPVTTTDELIPSGETSSLRSNPLKLAEYTLSRKDPGYVGRAKAVNAMEAARLANPADAELVAKARGLFAVCGLDVLQGAADLKQVGLGSTIFAVKPGDGSAREQAASCQKVLGGWANMAVEYATKRYRSNLINWGMLPFIVDPSLADSLKIGDWLVVPNVRSAVQNADPTFTGYVASEGGQAQQISLALKELTSDERKIILDGCLINFYNS encoded by the coding sequence ATGATCGAAATAGTGAACAGTTCTGTGGTGATTGACGCCAACGGCATAAGCATGGCTGAAGAAGCCCGCGCCAAGGGCGTGGACATTGAAGCCGCCCGCAAAAACAGCCTTTCCGCCCGCATCCTGGCGGCGCATAATACCGGCACGGACGATGACGTGCTTCGCATCCGTTTTGACGCCATGGCCTCGCACGACATTACCTATGTGGGTATTGTGCAGACGGCCCGCGCCAGCGGCCTCAAGGAATTTCCCGTCCCCTACGCGCTGACCAACTGTCACAACAGCCTGTGCGCCGTGGGCGGCACCATCAATGAAGACGACCACCTCTTTGGTCTTTCTGCCGCGCGCAAGTACGGCGGCATCTTTGTGCCCCCGCATCTGGCGGTCATCCACCAGTATGTGCGCGAAATGATGACCAAGTGCGGCGGCATGATTCTCGGTTCCGACAGCCACACCCGCTACGGCGCGCTGGGCGTCATGGCCATTGGCGAAGGCGGGCCGGAACTGGTCAAGCAGTTGCTTGGCAAGACCTACGATGTGACCAACCCGCAAAAGGTTGTGGTGTGGCTTGAAGGCGCGCCCCGCCCCGGCGTTGGCCCGCAGGACGTGGCCCTTGCCATCATTGGCGCGGTGTTCAAAAACGGCTTTGTGAAGAACAAGGTCATGGAATTCATGGGCCCCGGCGTGGCGGGTCTTTCTGTGGAATACCGCTGCGGCATTGACGTCATGACCACGGAAACCACCTGCCTGTCGTCCATCTGGACCACGGACGAAAAGGTGCGCGACTACATGGCCATGCATGGCCGCGCTGGCGACTACGCCGAGCTGCGTCTTGAAGGCCCGGCCAGTTACGATGGCCTTATCAGGGTTGACCTGAGCCGTATTGTGCCCATGATCGCCCTGCCCTTCCACCCCAGCAACGTGTACCCCGTGGCCGAAGTTGCCAAACACGGGGCCGAATTGCTGGCCGAAGTGGAAGCCGAAGCCCAGCGCCAGTTTGGCGATGCGGCCAAGGGCCTGAACATGCGCGCCAAGGTGCGTGACGGCGGCGTGTGGGTGGATCAGGGCATTATTGCTGGCTGCGCGGGCGGCAATTTTGAAAATATCGCTCTGGCTGCCGCCATTCTGGACGGCAAATCCACGGGCAATCAGGCCTTCAATCTGGCAGTGTACCCCGCCAGCGAACCGCAGGGTCTTGCGCTCGTCAAAAACGGCGCAACCGCCAAGCTCATGCTCGCAGGCGCCGTGATGAAAACGGCCTTCTGCGGCCCCTGTTTCGGCGCTGGCGACACCCCGGCCCACGGCGCGCTCTCCATCCGCCACACCACCCGCAACTTCCCCAACCGCGAAGGCTCCAAGCCTTCCAACGGGCAGGTCTCCACGGTGGCCCTCATGGACGCCCGCTCCATCGCCGCCACTGCGGCCAATGGCGGTCGCCTTACCCCGGCGACCGAGCTTGACTGGTCTGCGCCCGCGCTGGCCAATGTTGATCTTTCCTACACTTTTGAGCCGCTCATCTACCACAGCCGCGTGTACAACGGCTTTGGCAAGGCGGAACCTGACGCCCAGCTCGTGCGCGGCCCCAACATTGCCGACTGGCCGAGCATGAGTCCCCTGCCCGAGCATCTGCTCCTGCAGGTGGTGAGCGTAATCACCGACCCGGTCACCACCACGGACGAGCTGATCCCCTCCGGCGAAACCTCGTCCCTGCGCTCCAACCCGCTCAAACTGGCGGAATACACGCTTTCGCGCAAAGACCCCGGCTATGTGGGCCGCGCCAAGGCTGTGAATGCCATGGAAGCCGCCCGCCTCGCCAATCCCGCCGATGCGGAGCTGGTTGCCAAGGCGCGGGGGCTCTTTGCCGTGTGCGGTCTTGATGTATTGCAGGGCGCAGCCGACCTCAAGCAGGTGGGGCTTGGCTCCACCATCTTTGCCGTAAAGCCCGGCGACGGCTCTGCCCGCGAGCAGGCCGCCTCCTGCCAGAAAGTGCTGGGCGGCTGGGCCAATATGGCTGTAGAATACGCCACCAAGCGTTACCGCTCCAACCTCATCAACTGGGGCATGCTGCCCTTTATTGTTGATCCCTCGCTGGCCGACAGTCTGAAAATCGGCGACTGGCTGGTGGTGCCCAACGTGCGCAGCGCCGTGCAGAACGCCGACCCCACCTTCACCGGCTACGTTGCCAGCGAAGGCGGACAGGCCCAGCAGATCAGCCTGGCCCTCAAGGAACTGACCAGCGACGAGCGCAAGATCATCCTCGACGGTTGCCTGATCAATTTTTACAACAGCTAA
- a CDS encoding CcmD family protein has product MDTLTWVIMANAAVWIGIGSYMAFLAARQRSLAARLAQMEMLNHD; this is encoded by the coding sequence ATGGATACACTGACATGGGTAATCATGGCCAATGCCGCCGTGTGGATTGGCATTGGCTCGTATATGGCTTTTCTGGCGGCTCGCCAGCGTTCACTGGCCGCGCGCCTTGCCCAGATGGAGATGCTCAACCATGACTGA
- the ccsA gene encoding cytochrome c biogenesis protein CcsA codes for MPKCSALPQILALLGGVAFAACQWLVFAYAPEEVTLGLAQKIFYIHLPMSWWALVSFFVVFGASVAYLWRRNPAADRLAAAAAEVGVLLGGLALVTGMLWARRSWGVWWTWDPRLTTTLIMWFVYAGYLVLRGLDLPPQRRNTVCAVVGVVAFLDVPLVFMSARIWRSIHPAVFGSKGGGLEPEMRITVMACVACFGLLWAALVWLRKRQLDLRDRLDALAQNRLDA; via the coding sequence ATGCCCAAGTGTTCGGCGTTGCCGCAGATTCTGGCCCTGCTGGGGGGCGTTGCCTTTGCCGCCTGTCAGTGGCTTGTGTTTGCCTATGCCCCCGAGGAAGTCACTCTGGGGCTGGCGCAAAAGATATTTTACATCCACCTGCCCATGTCATGGTGGGCGCTGGTGAGTTTTTTTGTGGTGTTTGGCGCTTCTGTGGCCTACCTGTGGCGGCGTAATCCCGCTGCGGACCGGCTGGCCGCTGCCGCCGCAGAAGTGGGCGTGCTGCTGGGCGGCCTTGCGCTGGTTACGGGCATGCTTTGGGCGCGCCGCTCGTGGGGCGTGTGGTGGACGTGGGATCCGCGCCTGACCACAACCCTGATCATGTGGTTCGTGTACGCGGGTTATCTGGTTTTGCGCGGCCTTGATCTGCCGCCGCAGCGTCGCAATACGGTGTGCGCCGTGGTGGGCGTGGTGGCCTTTCTGGATGTGCCGCTGGTCTTTATGTCGGCGCGCATCTGGCGGTCAATCCATCCGGCTGTTTTTGGCAGCAAGGGCGGCGGGCTGGAGCCTGAAATGCGTATTACCGTCATGGCCTGCGTGGCCTGTTTTGGGCTGTTGTGGGCAGCCCTTGTGTGGTTGCGCAAGCGTCAGCTTGATCTGCGCGACCGTCTTGACGCGCTGGCTCAGAATCGGCTGGATGCCTGA
- a CDS encoding heme exporter protein CcmB, whose protein sequence is MLRLMFAMARKDLALTLARGSGLVQALLLGLLLLFVFSLSQGIGERMAPQGAAAVFWISSAFCQVLIFNQLYALEEVNNSRLGLLLCPAPVQAVWLGKGCAGLALLVLAQVIFLPAAVVFLGQELGGPLPEALLALVLTDIGMCALGSLLGALAQGQAARESLLSIVLFPLLTPLLLAGISVGAQALGAPNPDGPGAWLGVAAAFDAVFLGAGLLLFGYIYAGDE, encoded by the coding sequence ATGCTGCGCCTGATGTTTGCCATGGCCCGCAAGGATCTGGCCCTGACGCTGGCACGTGGCAGCGGTCTGGTGCAGGCCTTGCTGCTCGGGCTTTTGCTGCTCTTTGTGTTCAGCCTGTCTCAGGGTATTGGCGAGCGCATGGCTCCGCAGGGCGCTGCGGCTGTGTTCTGGATCAGCTCCGCCTTTTGTCAGGTGCTTATTTTCAACCAGCTCTATGCGCTGGAAGAAGTGAACAATTCCCGTCTCGGGCTTTTGCTCTGCCCCGCCCCGGTGCAGGCCGTATGGCTTGGCAAGGGCTGCGCAGGGCTTGCTTTGCTGGTGCTTGCGCAGGTTATTTTTCTGCCTGCGGCTGTGGTCTTCTTGGGGCAGGAGCTTGGCGGGCCATTGCCCGAGGCTCTGCTGGCCCTTGTGCTGACGGATATCGGCATGTGCGCTCTTGGCTCCCTGCTGGGGGCGCTGGCGCAGGGGCAGGCCGCCCGTGAGTCTTTGCTGAGTATTGTGCTGTTTCCGCTGCTGACGCCGCTTTTGCTGGCGGGTATCAGCGTGGGGGCGCAGGCGCTCGGCGCGCCCAACCCGGATGGCCCGGGGGCGTGGCTCGGCGTTGCCGCCGCCTTTGACGCCGTTTTTCTGGGTGCCGGGCTTTTGCTGTTTGGATACATCTACGCGGGGGACGAGTAA
- a CDS encoding ABC transporter ATP-binding protein — MLELVRVAKVYGVKVVFKDVSCALAAGSVSLLVGGNGAGKSTLMRIMAGLSRPSAGAANVADQARVGYLGHATFLYPGLTAMENLAFWRDAYGLKLTRDDIMAGLARVGLEAHAHERAGVFSRGMAQRLNLARVLMQAPDVLLLDEPGTGLDVASLALLRREILAARQRGACVVLISHDLAGDAPLADRLLALEHRKLAYDGSPAGFGGFAPVETLAGAAAEASERTQGGPACCA, encoded by the coding sequence TTGCTGGAACTTGTGCGCGTTGCCAAGGTCTATGGCGTCAAGGTCGTCTTTAAAGACGTAAGCTGCGCTCTTGCTGCGGGCAGTGTCTCGCTGCTCGTGGGCGGCAACGGCGCGGGCAAGAGTACCCTCATGCGTATTATGGCAGGGCTTTCCCGCCCAAGCGCAGGCGCTGCCAACGTGGCAGATCAGGCCCGCGTGGGCTATCTGGGGCACGCCACTTTTCTGTATCCCGGCCTCACGGCGATGGAAAATCTGGCCTTCTGGCGCGATGCCTACGGCCTCAAGCTGACGCGTGATGATATCATGGCAGGGCTTGCCCGCGTGGGGCTGGAAGCCCACGCCCATGAACGGGCGGGCGTGTTCTCGCGCGGCATGGCCCAGCGCCTCAATCTGGCGCGGGTGCTCATGCAGGCCCCGGACGTGCTCCTGCTGGACGAACCCGGCACCGGCCTTGATGTCGCTTCGCTGGCCCTGCTGCGGCGAGAGATTCTTGCAGCGCGGCAGCGCGGAGCCTGTGTGGTGCTTATCAGCCACGATCTGGCGGGTGACGCTCCACTGGCCGACAGGCTGCTGGCGCTGGAACACCGCAAGCTGGCTTATGACGGCTCTCCCGCAGGGTTTGGCGGCTTTGCTCCCGTGGAAACACTGGCTGGCGCTGCCGCAGAGGCCTCTGAACGCACTCAGGGAGGCCCCGCATGCTGCGCCTGA